One region of Kytococcus sedentarius DSM 20547 genomic DNA includes:
- a CDS encoding ABC transporter ATP-binding protein, producing MMQPMVRLDGVTAAPERGAPPVLRDLSLALEAGTTTAVTGPNGAGKSTLCRVVAGLVAPARGTVEVAGRPVVPGHPAHGVAMLFQSPRRSVSPRMTLRQAIAEPLELRRRPAARTRRTVDAMADAVGLTPDLLRRRPAAVSDGQLQRAALGRALIGEPQVLLADEVTAMLDPATTASVVALLRERVEEGLTVLTISHDAELLARWCDRPSDRVLALADLTGDAGDGAA from the coding sequence CCTGGACGGTGTGACCGCTGCCCCCGAACGTGGCGCACCCCCCGTGCTGCGCGACCTGTCCCTGGCCCTGGAGGCGGGGACGACCACGGCGGTGACCGGGCCCAACGGCGCCGGCAAGTCCACCCTGTGCCGGGTGGTCGCCGGCCTGGTGGCGCCGGCCCGGGGAACCGTCGAGGTGGCCGGTCGCCCGGTCGTGCCCGGTCACCCGGCGCACGGCGTGGCCATGCTGTTCCAGTCGCCGCGCCGCTCGGTGAGCCCGCGCATGACCCTGCGGCAGGCCATCGCGGAGCCGTTGGAGCTCCGTCGCCGGCCGGCGGCCCGCACCCGGCGAACGGTGGACGCGATGGCCGATGCGGTGGGCCTCACCCCGGACCTGCTGCGCCGGCGCCCGGCGGCGGTCTCCGACGGCCAGCTGCAGCGCGCTGCCCTGGGGCGCGCCCTCATCGGCGAGCCGCAGGTGCTGCTGGCCGACGAGGTGACGGCCATGCTCGACCCGGCGACCACCGCCTCGGTGGTCGCGCTGCTGCGGGAGCGCGTGGAGGAGGGGCTGACCGTGCTGACCATCAGCCACGATGCGGAGCTGCTCGCGCGCTGGTGCGACCGGCCGAGTGACCGGGTGCTGGCGCTCGCGGACCTGACCGGCGACGCCGGGGACGGGGCGGCGTGA